In Mycoplasma mobile 163K, the genomic stretch AGTTGCTAACAAAATTAGTCCCGAATTAGAAAAGCAATTTTTATCAACAATTTACAGAGCTGCTTTTGATGGAACTTATGGTTTAGGTGAATTTCAAAATGGAATTTTAGCAAGTGATTTAAGTGTTTCAACACACACAGAAATTGTAGGAAGTGCAACTGTTGTTGAAGCAATTAATAAAATTACCGCAAAGGATCTTATTGGTGAAAATCAGTATAAAAAATTAGCTAATACAAGCGGATTTTTAAATTTTGATTTTGTGACATATACTCCTGCAACAAGGTTTCAAATGAATATAGCATTAAATCATTATTATAGTGATGTGGTAAAAAGATTATATGTTGAAGATGAAAATGGTCCAAAGAATTTTCAAGAATTTATTGGGTCTAATTCTGAAAAACAACTTTTAATTGAAAATTGAGCAAAATATATTATTAGAATTAATATGGTGCCAGAAGGCTCTATTTTAAAACCTCTTGTTGTAACTCCTGCATCAAATTTTGTCAATTCAATTTCATTAAATTATTATCGTGAAAAAACAACTTCTTAATTAAAAAAGTATTAAAATATTTATAACTAAATTATGGGAAAGTTTGAAATTTATACCAGAACAAATTTATTAAATAAGTTTATGTTAATCGGTGATTGTACAATTACTTTTGTTAAAATGAGCTATTTTCTTTTTGATAAAACCTAAGAAGGTATAAAATGAAAAACTGACAAAAAATTTCTATTATAGGATCAATAATTGTATCAATTTCTGCAATTTTAATTGCCCCATTTGCATTTAAATTTAGTCTTCCAAATGCAGGATTTAAACCAATTATTTATAATTATGCAGATTATATTTCTAAAGATTCAAGAATAATTTTGGAAAAAAACTTTTCATATAGGACATATAATGATGCTCCACAATTCAAGCAACAGATTACTGAAGGTAAAACAATTGGAGGTGTGAGTAGTGATTTTCAAATTGCAGAATTCGCAATTCAAAATTTAATTAAACCAATTGATTTCAATGCTTTTTTTGGAACAACAGGAATTATTTATGATGAAAATTGAGCTAAAGATAATTATACTGATTTTGTATTTCAACAAATGTCTAATTATGATGCTTTTTTACAACAAAAATTTATAGAGCAAGGAAAATCACTAGAAGAGGCTAAAAATTTAGGTCAATTATGAAAATGAACAATCCCATATTTTACTCAAGATAAAGTAATTTCCTTTAATGTTGAAAGATTAGAGAATTTGAGTGCTGCAGAAAAACAAGATTGATTAAAATTATCTCCTGAAGCATTAAATGCTAAATTTGCAGGTATGTCTTATGTTGATGTTTTTAAAAAATTTAGACAATTAGGAGCACAAAAATTTGCTATCAATGATATTCATAGACAAAACAATGCAATTGGATCAACTTATAATCCAACTAATCCTTCAGAGAATAACCCTGATGCAACAGGGATACTAAATCAAGCAAATTTTAGAACTCAAACAGATAATTTTGTAAAAATTGTTGAAGAAGGAACAGGATTTAGAATCAATGATCCTACAAGAATTGAATTAAACCCTTTTAATGTAGAAATATTATCTAATTTAATCAACCCTCAAAGAAATGATGCTGTTGGAGTAATTTATAATGGAGATGCAATTCAAACACTTTTTACCTCCTTTGTTTTTCCTGAAATTTACAAAAACCCAAATTTGATAGAAAAAAATCCTGTAAGAACAATTAGAGTGGCTAATCCAATTTCTCTTTTAGATGGATTTGTAGTTGCTAACAAAATTAGTCCCGAATTAGAAAAGCAGTTTTTATCAACAATTTACAGTGCTGCTTTTGATGGGACTTATGGTTTAGGTGAATTTCAAAATGGAATTTTAGCAAGCGATTTAAGTGTTTCAACACACACAGAAATTGTAGGAAGTGCAACTGTTGTTGAAGCAATTAATAAAATTACTGCAAAGGATCTTATTGGTGAAAATCAGTATAAGAAATTAGCTAATACAAATGGATTTTTAAATTTTAATTTTGTGACATATACTCCACCTACTAGGTACCAAAATAATATTGTCCTAAATCATTATTATAGTGATTTAGTCAAAAATTTATATAGTGGTTTTAAAGAATTTGACATAGCTAAAACAACTCTTATTGAAAATTGAGCAAAATACATTATTTCAATAAATATTCCTCGGTTAAATAGTTTAAAAACTCTTGTTATTAGCCCCACAAATAATTTTATTAATTCCATTTCATTAAGTTATTATCGTGAAAAAACAACTTCTTAGAAAAAAAACATTAAAATATAATGTAATTAGGAATTATGGAAAAAA encodes the following:
- a CDS encoding spermidine/putrescine ABC transporter substrate-binding protein yields the protein MKNWQKISIIGSIIVSISAILIAPFAFKFSLPNAGFKPIIYNYADYISKDSRIILEKNFSYRTYNDAPQFKQQITEGKTIGGVSSDFQIAEFAIQNLIKPIDFNAFFGTTGIIYDENWAKDNYTDFVFQQMSNYDAFLQQKFIEQGKSLEEAKNLGQLWKWTIPYFTQDKVISFNVERLENLSAAEKQDWLKLSPEALNAKFAGMSYVDVFKKFRQLGAQKFAINDIHRQNNAIGSTYNPTNPSENNPDATGILNQANFRTQTDNFVKIVEEGTGFRINDPTRIELNPFNVEILSNLINPQRNDAVGVIYNGDAIQTLFTSFVFPEIYKNPNLIEKNPVRTIRVANPISLLDGFVVANKISPELEKQFLSTIYSAAFDGTYGLGEFQNGILASDLSVSTHTEIVGSATVVEAINKITAKDLIGENQYKKLANTNGFLNFNFVTYTPPTRYQNNIVLNHYYSDLVKNLYSGFKEFDIAKTTLIENWAKYIISINIPRLNSLKTLVISPTNNFINSISLSYYREKTTS